In Sinorhizobium arboris LMG 14919, a genomic segment contains:
- a CDS encoding NAD(P)/FAD-dependent oxidoreductase has translation MAVSGPGPEDDGPLEGDADADVAVIGAGYTGLSAALSLVRDHGMKPIVLEARSSAWGCSGRNGSFARISGGRVPATTLINTYGKDVARAYFGEMRAALGTVRRLIAEGNIDCDVQPDGVYKVAAFAAHASGLEGEAALYNETFGYPARFVPAGELKGAHRGAEAFGALHFPDGFSMNPLKLARGIHVMARSHGVAVHTNSPVIGWQSEGGVHRLVTPTGTVRARKVVVATNGYTSSKLHPRLSARVLPVHSQIIVTEPMTPEQIAASLPSGNCMFDTRSLLFYYRRLPDGRMLFGGRSAIAGSDAGNPKHRQYLTNAMVRKFPALEGIAIDYWWGGWVAVSRNSLPFVYRVPGLSEVFWGGGYAGSGVSFSLHVGTKLALLAAGRPFDTQASFLIREPARYPLPPFLRLGQRIAYRWLQAKDKRQTSAK, from the coding sequence ATGGCAGTAAGTGGTCCGGGACCGGAGGATGATGGCCCGCTCGAGGGCGACGCAGATGCGGATGTGGCCGTTATCGGCGCCGGCTACACCGGGCTCTCCGCCGCCCTCTCGCTCGTCCGCGACCATGGCATGAAGCCTATCGTACTGGAGGCCCGCTCCTCCGCTTGGGGATGCAGCGGCCGAAATGGCAGTTTCGCCCGCATTTCCGGCGGCCGCGTTCCCGCCACTACGCTGATCAACACCTACGGAAAGGATGTGGCGCGCGCATATTTCGGCGAGATGCGTGCGGCGCTCGGTACGGTTCGGCGATTGATCGCGGAGGGCAACATCGATTGCGACGTGCAGCCGGACGGCGTTTACAAAGTCGCCGCTTTCGCGGCGCATGCATCTGGCCTCGAGGGTGAGGCCGCCCTCTACAACGAGACCTTCGGCTACCCTGCGCGTTTTGTCCCTGCCGGCGAACTCAAGGGTGCCCATCGAGGCGCCGAAGCCTTTGGCGCGCTTCATTTTCCCGACGGCTTTTCGATGAATCCCTTGAAGCTCGCCCGCGGCATCCATGTAATGGCACGTTCGCACGGCGTCGCCGTTCATACGAATTCACCTGTCATCGGCTGGCAGAGCGAAGGCGGCGTTCATCGGCTGGTCACGCCCACCGGAACAGTCAGGGCCCGTAAGGTGGTCGTTGCCACCAATGGCTATACGTCGTCCAAGCTCCATCCTCGCCTCTCGGCGCGGGTGCTGCCCGTACATTCACAGATCATCGTCACGGAACCGATGACGCCCGAGCAGATCGCGGCGAGCCTCCCCTCGGGCAATTGCATGTTCGATACGCGCAGCCTGCTTTTCTATTATCGCCGTCTGCCGGACGGCCGCATGCTCTTCGGCGGACGCAGCGCGATCGCCGGCAGCGACGCGGGAAACCCGAAACATCGCCAGTACCTTACGAATGCCATGGTCCGGAAGTTTCCGGCACTCGAAGGCATCGCCATAGACTACTGGTGGGGCGGCTGGGTGGCGGTGAGCCGCAATTCGCTCCCCTTCGTCTATCGCGTTCCCGGCCTGTCGGAGGTCTTTTGGGGCGGCGGCTATGCCGGCAGCGGCGTTTCCTTCTCGCTCCATGTCGGCACCAAGCTGGCCCTGCTGGCGGCCGGAAGGCCGTTCGACACACAAGCCTCGTTTCTGATCCGCGAACCCGCACGTTATCCGCTCCCGCCCTTCCTGAGGCTCGGGCAGCGGATCGCCTACCGCTGGCTGCAGGCCAAGGACAAGCGGCAAACCTCCGCAAAGTGA